A genome region from Pseudoalteromonas tetraodonis includes the following:
- a CDS encoding DUF6795 domain-containing protein translates to MSFLTTLKKFGNHIGAYKVHLCPEVKGQVSEKGKPLSNVRIDRVLNFSDGKCAEDFTYTDKNGSFLLPEINIRSNQPAVPLAEIFTSQAIYLSYNHEEYCLWGSRLSGAKYREEYAKKLRQLIADTTDEKVLFKFENKKTEGYKFEALSICRWSDDFEVVEKNAYFDLSEIETDEN, encoded by the coding sequence GGTGCTTACAAAGTGCACTTGTGCCCTGAGGTGAAAGGCCAAGTTAGTGAAAAGGGCAAGCCTTTATCTAATGTGAGAATAGACAGAGTATTAAATTTTTCTGATGGCAAATGTGCTGAAGATTTCACTTACACCGATAAGAACGGAAGTTTCTTACTACCTGAAATTAATATCCGTTCTAATCAACCAGCAGTCCCACTTGCTGAGATTTTTACTTCTCAAGCTATTTATTTATCCTACAATCATGAAGAATATTGCCTTTGGGGTTCCAGATTGTCAGGCGCTAAATACCGAGAGGAATATGCAAAAAAATTAAGGCAATTAATAGCCGATACCACTGATGAAAAGGTTCTTTTTAAATTTGAGAATAAAAAAACTGAAGGCTATAAATTTGAAGCTTTAAGTATCTGTCGTTGGTCTGATGATTTTGAAGTAGTGGAAAAAAATGCTTATTTTGACCTTTCAGAAATTGAAACGGATGAAAATTAA